One segment of Desulfovibrio legallii DNA contains the following:
- a CDS encoding FAD-dependent oxidoreductase gives MSEKILVVGGVALGPKAACRCKRLMPDAQITLVDENELISYGGCGIPYYVSGEIQNLDDLRSTPYHTVRDPTFFQAMKGLNVRTRTRALAIDRAAQTLLVKDLNSGKEEKLPYDKLVLATGASPRMPPVEGKDLKNVLSLTRLEAAGAIRAACQEGKVTEAVIVGGGFIGLEAAVALADMWGVKVSVVEMMDQILPGVLSHSLALMAAHDCQAHKVDVHVSEKVLRIEGTDGAVSAVVTDKRRIPAQMVIFAAGFTPNGGLAKEAGLEVAPFGAIVVDEHMRTSDPAIYAGGDCVCIKNIITGKPGYLPLGSMANRQGRVIGTNLAGGDATFPGYVGSWAVKLFDMAFCGVGLTVEHARKEGYDALSVGVEQLDHAHFYPEKSMMTLELVVDKPSRRVLGLQGACADPDSLKARIDAVAAALQYSKPTVDDISNLEVAYAPPFASAMDVVNAVANVADNALDGRFTPITGDTFMELWKNRDKNNVFFIDARPAAAGRAVQEKHPDWHAIPLEEIAARANEVPKDRPVAIICNTGLRAYDSLLILARSGVKELVNASGGMQSVIKMGLSV, from the coding sequence ATGTCCGAAAAGATTCTTGTTGTGGGCGGCGTGGCCCTGGGGCCCAAGGCGGCCTGCCGTTGCAAACGGCTCATGCCCGACGCCCAGATCACCCTGGTGGACGAAAACGAACTGATTTCTTACGGGGGCTGCGGCATCCCTTATTACGTTTCCGGTGAAATCCAAAATCTGGACGATCTGCGCTCCACTCCCTACCACACCGTGCGCGACCCGACCTTTTTCCAGGCCATGAAGGGCCTCAACGTACGTACCCGCACCCGCGCCCTGGCCATTGACCGCGCAGCCCAGACCCTGCTGGTCAAGGATCTGAACTCGGGCAAGGAAGAAAAGCTGCCCTACGACAAACTGGTGCTGGCCACGGGCGCCAGCCCGCGCATGCCTCCCGTGGAAGGCAAGGACCTCAAAAACGTCCTCTCCCTCACCCGTCTGGAGGCCGCCGGGGCCATCCGCGCCGCCTGCCAGGAAGGCAAGGTGACCGAGGCCGTCATCGTGGGCGGCGGCTTTATCGGGCTGGAGGCCGCCGTGGCCCTGGCCGACATGTGGGGCGTGAAGGTCAGCGTGGTGGAAATGATGGACCAGATCCTGCCCGGCGTGCTCTCGCACTCTCTGGCCCTCATGGCCGCGCACGACTGCCAGGCCCACAAGGTGGACGTCCATGTGTCCGAAAAAGTGCTCAGAATCGAGGGCACGGACGGCGCGGTGAGCGCCGTAGTCACGGACAAGCGCCGCATTCCGGCCCAAATGGTCATCTTTGCCGCCGGGTTCACCCCCAACGGCGGCCTGGCCAAAGAAGCCGGGCTGGAAGTAGCCCCCTTCGGCGCAATTGTGGTGGACGAACACATGCGCACTTCCGACCCCGCCATCTACGCGGGCGGCGACTGCGTTTGCATCAAAAACATCATCACCGGCAAACCCGGCTACCTGCCCCTGGGCAGCATGGCCAACCGTCAGGGCCGTGTCATCGGCACCAATCTGGCCGGCGGCGACGCCACCTTCCCCGGCTATGTGGGCTCCTGGGCCGTCAAACTCTTTGACATGGCCTTCTGCGGCGTGGGCCTTACCGTGGAGCACGCCCGCAAAGAAGGCTACGACGCTCTGAGCGTGGGCGTGGAGCAGCTGGATCACGCCCACTTCTACCCTGAAAAATCCATGATGACCCTGGAACTGGTGGTGGATAAGCCCTCCCGCCGCGTGCTGGGCCTGCAAGGGGCCTGCGCCGACCCCGATTCCCTCAAGGCCCGCATCGACGCCGTGGCCGCCGCCCTGCAGTACAGCAAGCCCACAGTGGATGACATCTCCAACCTGGAAGTGGCCTACGCCCCGCCCTTTGCCTCGGCCATGGACGTGGTCAACGCCGTGGCCAACGTGGCGGACAACGCCCTGGACGGCCGCTTTACGCCCATCACGGGTGACACCTTCATGGAGCTTTGGAAAAATCGAGATAAGAACAACGTCTTCTTCATTGACGCCCGCCCGGCAGCCGCCGGTCGCGCCGTGCAGGAAAAACACCCCGATTGGCACGCCATCCCTCTGGAGGAAATCGCCGCCCGCGCCAATGAGGTGCCCAAAGACCGCCCCGTGGCCATTATCTGCAACACGGGCCTGCGCGCCTACGACAGCCTGCTCATCCTCGCCCGCAGCGGCGTGAAGGAACTGGTGAACGCCTCCGGTGGCATGCAGTCCGTCATCAAGATGGGGTTGAGTGTGTAG
- a CDS encoding SMR family transporter: MSPAVTAYCQLGAAILLEVAATACLKQSAGMTRLLPTLAAGLGYTASLWLLAQVLKVVPMGISYGIWSGVGIVLVSLVGLFLFGQKLDLAACLGLGLIIAGVLVINFFSASVPR; this comes from the coding sequence ATGAGCCCCGCCGTCACCGCCTATTGCCAACTGGGCGCGGCCATTCTTCTGGAAGTGGCCGCCACAGCCTGCCTCAAACAGTCCGCCGGCATGACCCGCCTGCTCCCTACCCTGGCCGCGGGGCTGGGCTATACGGCCTCGCTCTGGCTGCTGGCGCAGGTGCTCAAGGTGGTGCCCATGGGCATTTCTTATGGCATCTGGAGCGGCGTGGGCATTGTGCTGGTTTCTCTGGTGGGACTTTTTCTGTTTGGTCAAAAGCTCGACCTGGCCGCCTGCCTGGGCCTGGGGCTGATCATCGCGGGCGTGCTGGTCATCAATTTTTTTTCGGCTTCGGTGCCGCGCTGA
- a CDS encoding DVU0298 family protein: MPRMRSAKLKLKESLTGPHWRDHLDAISQGGMENVGPLFSFLLLGPQTMHRAAVALGQVTARLAVSQPEAARNIIRRLMWHLNEESGNIGWGIPEAFGEILAASAPLAKDFHKILLTYIIDLGHDDNFCDHDVLRRSCYWAIGRLAQARPDLCLTARPWLRKGLADQDVVCRGMAAWALAQLPPDLMDAPALRTLALAGHTEVCQLFDGNDVYEASVTQLAQEALARLASPSAVKI, encoded by the coding sequence ATGCCCCGCATGCGCTCCGCCAAACTGAAACTCAAAGAAAGCCTCACCGGCCCGCACTGGCGCGACCATCTGGACGCCATCAGCCAGGGCGGCATGGAAAATGTGGGGCCGCTGTTTTCCTTCCTGCTCCTGGGCCCGCAGACCATGCACCGCGCCGCCGTGGCCCTGGGGCAGGTCACCGCCCGCCTGGCCGTCAGCCAGCCCGAAGCCGCGCGCAATATCATCCGCCGCCTCATGTGGCACCTCAATGAGGAATCGGGCAACATCGGCTGGGGCATTCCCGAAGCCTTCGGCGAAATCCTGGCCGCCAGCGCCCCCCTGGCCAAAGACTTCCACAAAATTCTCCTCACCTACATCATCGACCTGGGCCACGACGACAACTTTTGCGACCACGATGTGCTGCGCCGTTCCTGTTACTGGGCCATCGGCCGGCTGGCCCAGGCCCGTCCGGACCTCTGTCTCACGGCCCGGCCCTGGCTGCGCAAAGGCCTCGCCGACCAGGACGTGGTCTGCCGGGGCATGGCCGCCTGGGCCCTGGCCCAGCTGCCGCCGGACCTTATGGACGCCCCGGCCCTGCGCACCCTGGCCCTGGCCGGGCACACGGAAGTCTGCCAGCTTTTCGACGGCAACGACGTCTACGAGGCAAGCGTCACCCAACTGGCCCAGGAGGCCCTGGCCCGACTGGCTTCGCCCTCCGCCGTAAAAATCTGA
- a CDS encoding carbonic anhydrase: MKTVEHLLQGNAFFQRNYFRKHESQLLDLVAHGQHPRALFIGCADSRVIPSLITNAPPGQLFVLRNVGNFVAPYKPDEDYHATAAGIEYAVTALNVAEVIICGHTHCGAIAALFTGKDEGDDLIHTRKWLSLGKKAREMAMLALGKDAEPDRLLRLTEKLSIVFQIENLMTYPCVRAKVREGSLHVHGWLYHIESGAMQYYDPDEHEFLALNQQPDDAQKALPQTDGAPSQV, translated from the coding sequence ATGAAGACCGTTGAACATCTGCTTCAGGGCAATGCCTTTTTCCAGCGCAATTACTTCAGAAAGCACGAATCGCAGCTGCTGGACCTGGTGGCCCACGGCCAGCACCCCAGAGCGCTGTTCATCGGCTGCGCCGATTCGCGGGTCATCCCTTCGCTCATCACCAATGCGCCCCCAGGCCAGCTCTTTGTGCTGCGCAACGTGGGCAACTTCGTGGCCCCCTACAAGCCGGACGAAGACTACCACGCCACGGCGGCGGGCATTGAATACGCGGTCACGGCTCTGAACGTTGCCGAGGTCATTATCTGCGGCCACACCCACTGCGGGGCCATTGCAGCCCTGTTTACGGGCAAGGACGAAGGCGACGACCTGATCCATACCCGCAAATGGCTCTCGCTGGGGAAAAAGGCCAGGGAAATGGCCATGCTGGCCCTGGGCAAGGATGCGGAACCAGACCGCCTGCTGCGCCTGACGGAAAAGCTCTCCATTGTCTTCCAGATCGAAAACCTCATGACCTACCCCTGCGTGCGCGCCAAGGTGCGGGAGGGCAGCCTGCACGTCCACGGCTGGCTCTACCATATCGAATCGGGGGCCATGCAGTACTACGACCCTGATGAACACGAATTTTTGGCCCTGAACCAGCAACCGGACGACGCGCAGAAGGCTCTCCCGCAAACAGACGGCGCGCCCTCCCAGGTCTGA
- a CDS encoding lysine exporter LysO family protein codes for MYIVAFFATGVLLARLGLAPSWLLEHDLTLYVLWLLMFLVGLSIGADRRLGEILRTLRPRVLLLPLATTVGTFAGTALASLVLVYSVTECMAVGAGFAYYSLSSIFITQYKGPELGTIALVSNIARELFTLLCTPLLVRLWGPLAPITCGGASTMDTTLPVIVRYSGKDWMFVSIIHAMLLDMSVPFWVMFFCTL; via the coding sequence ATGTACATAGTGGCGTTTTTCGCGACGGGCGTGCTGTTGGCGCGTCTGGGGCTGGCGCCCTCCTGGCTGCTGGAACACGACCTGACCCTCTACGTGCTCTGGCTGCTCATGTTTCTGGTGGGGCTTTCCATCGGCGCGGACCGGCGGCTGGGCGAAATTCTGCGCACCCTGCGCCCCCGTGTGCTGCTCCTGCCCCTGGCCACCACCGTGGGCACCTTTGCGGGCACGGCCCTGGCCAGTCTGGTCCTGGTCTACAGCGTTACGGAGTGCATGGCCGTGGGCGCGGGCTTTGCCTATTATTCCCTCTCCTCCATCTTCATCACCCAATATAAGGGACCGGAGCTGGGCACCATCGCGCTAGTCAGCAACATTGCCCGCGAGCTCTTCACCCTGCTCTGCACGCCGCTGCTGGTACGCCTCTGGGGGCCGCTGGCGCCCATCACCTGCGGCGGGGCTTCCACCATGGATACCACCCTGCCCGTCATTGTGCGCTACTCCGGCAAGGACTGGATGTTCGTCTCCATCATCCACGCCATGCTTCTGGACATGAGCGTACCCTTCTGGGTCATGTTCTTCTGCACTCTGTGA
- a CDS encoding valine--tRNA ligase, giving the protein MADTLPKGYEPHGVEARWRKHWEENKTFTPDPDAPGEAYSIVIPPPNVTGALHMGHALNLTLIDVLCRHARQKGKNVLWVPGTDHAGIATQNVVERALAKEGKTRQDLGREAFVERVWAWRADYGHRILEQISAMGASVDWTRLRFTMDEGLSAAVRKVFVQLYNEGLIYRGDYIINWCSRCHTALADDEVEHEQERGKLWKVRYRLADGSGSVTIATTRPETIPGDTAICVHPEDERYAGLVGKTALVPVLGRAIPIIADAYVDREFGTGALKVTPCHDHNDWMLGKTHNLDFLQVIDENGVMKAEAGPYAGLTKAQCRENIVADIEAAGQLEGVEELEHAVGHCYRCHTVVEPHVSRQWFVAATKLAPAARKAVPELTQIFPETWLKTYYHWLDNIRDWCISRQIWWGHRIPAWTCDACGELVVAEEAPSICPKCGATNLSQEEDVLDTWFSSALWPFSTMGWPQDTKELQRWYPTSVLVTGFDILFFWVARMMMMGLHFMGKPPFAHVYLHALVRDATGRKMSKSTGNVINPLEMIDKYGCDALRFTLTAFAAMGRDIRLAEERIEGYRHFVNKLWNAARFALMNLPETAPAPVAPESVPGLHHQWLLHRLETVKDEMDRAFAEYRFNDAAQLGYKFLWNEFCDWYLELIKPDMQSEDAARKAHAQYVLWLALREILVLLHPIMPFVTAEIWTALPQPLGQSATDLATELWPAPRPACLRPDEARRMECLQSIIVAVRTIKAELGISPGHKVSLLLHPVDAAQAALLENNRQCLLTLARLEGLTVDAATHAPKASASAVVEGCQVIVPLKGAVDLNGELARLDKELAKLEKDLVTTNKKLSNESFVSRAPAAVVERERQNADRLLDAKSKMQALRARFAEALAEG; this is encoded by the coding sequence ATGGCGGATACGCTCCCCAAGGGCTACGAGCCCCACGGCGTGGAAGCCCGGTGGCGCAAACACTGGGAAGAAAACAAAACCTTTACGCCCGACCCCGACGCGCCGGGCGAGGCGTACTCCATCGTCATTCCGCCGCCCAACGTCACGGGCGCGCTGCATATGGGCCACGCCCTTAACCTCACGCTCATTGACGTACTCTGCCGTCACGCCCGGCAAAAGGGCAAAAACGTGCTCTGGGTGCCGGGCACGGACCACGCGGGCATTGCCACACAAAACGTGGTGGAGCGCGCCTTGGCTAAAGAAGGTAAAACCCGCCAGGATCTGGGGCGGGAAGCCTTTGTGGAGCGCGTCTGGGCCTGGCGGGCCGACTACGGCCACCGCATCCTGGAGCAGATCAGCGCCATGGGTGCTTCCGTGGACTGGACGCGCCTGCGCTTTACCATGGACGAAGGCCTTTCCGCCGCCGTGCGTAAGGTCTTTGTGCAATTGTACAACGAAGGGCTCATCTACCGGGGCGACTACATTATCAATTGGTGCTCCCGCTGCCACACGGCCCTGGCCGACGACGAGGTGGAGCACGAACAGGAGCGCGGCAAGCTCTGGAAGGTGCGCTACCGCCTGGCGGACGGCTCCGGCTCTGTAACCATCGCCACCACCAGGCCGGAAACCATCCCCGGCGACACAGCCATCTGCGTCCACCCCGAAGACGAACGCTACGCCGGGCTGGTGGGCAAAACAGCCCTGGTGCCCGTGCTGGGGCGCGCGATCCCCATCATCGCCGATGCCTATGTGGACCGGGAGTTCGGCACCGGTGCGCTCAAAGTGACGCCCTGCCATGACCACAACGACTGGATGCTGGGCAAGACCCACAACCTGGACTTTCTGCAGGTTATTGACGAAAACGGCGTCATGAAGGCCGAAGCCGGCCCCTATGCCGGGCTGACCAAGGCCCAATGCCGCGAAAATATCGTGGCCGACATAGAAGCCGCCGGGCAGCTGGAAGGCGTGGAGGAGCTGGAGCACGCCGTGGGGCACTGCTACCGTTGCCATACAGTGGTGGAGCCGCACGTTTCCAGGCAATGGTTCGTGGCCGCCACCAAACTGGCCCCGGCCGCCCGCAAGGCCGTGCCGGAGCTCACGCAGATTTTCCCCGAAACCTGGCTCAAGACTTACTACCACTGGCTGGACAACATCCGCGACTGGTGCATCAGCCGTCAGATCTGGTGGGGACACCGCATCCCGGCCTGGACCTGCGACGCCTGCGGCGAGCTGGTGGTGGCCGAAGAAGCCCCCTCCATCTGCCCCAAATGCGGCGCAACCAATCTGAGCCAGGAAGAAGACGTGCTGGATACCTGGTTCTCCTCCGCGCTCTGGCCCTTTTCTACTATGGGCTGGCCGCAGGACACCAAAGAACTGCAGCGCTGGTACCCCACGTCCGTACTGGTCACGGGTTTCGACATCCTCTTCTTCTGGGTGGCCCGCATGATGATGATGGGCCTCCACTTCATGGGCAAACCGCCCTTTGCCCACGTCTACCTGCACGCCCTGGTGCGCGACGCCACAGGCCGCAAAATGTCCAAATCTACGGGCAACGTCATTAATCCTCTGGAGATGATCGACAAATACGGCTGCGACGCCCTGCGCTTCACCCTCACGGCCTTTGCGGCCATGGGACGGGATATCCGCCTCGCCGAAGAACGCATTGAAGGCTACCGCCACTTTGTCAACAAACTCTGGAATGCGGCCCGCTTCGCCCTCATGAATCTGCCGGAAACCGCCCCGGCTCCCGTGGCCCCGGAAAGCGTGCCGGGCCTGCACCACCAGTGGTTGCTCCATCGTCTGGAGACCGTCAAAGACGAAATGGACCGGGCCTTTGCGGAATATCGCTTCAACGACGCCGCACAACTGGGCTACAAATTCCTGTGGAACGAATTCTGCGACTGGTATCTGGAGCTCATCAAACCGGATATGCAGAGCGAAGACGCGGCGCGCAAGGCCCATGCCCAATATGTGCTCTGGCTCGCCCTGCGCGAAATTCTGGTGCTGCTGCACCCCATCATGCCTTTTGTGACCGCCGAAATCTGGACGGCCCTGCCCCAGCCCCTGGGGCAAAGCGCCACGGATCTGGCCACAGAGCTCTGGCCCGCCCCCAGACCTGCCTGTCTGCGGCCCGACGAAGCCCGGCGCATGGAATGCCTCCAGAGCATTATTGTGGCCGTGCGCACCATCAAGGCAGAGCTGGGCATCAGCCCCGGCCACAAGGTCAGCCTGCTGCTCCACCCCGTGGACGCCGCCCAGGCCGCACTGCTGGAAAACAACCGCCAATGTCTGCTGACCCTGGCCCGGCTGGAAGGCCTTACCGTAGACGCCGCCACCCACGCCCCCAAAGCCTCGGCCTCGGCCGTGGTGGAAGGCTGCCAGGTCATCGTGCCCCTTAAAGGCGCGGTGGACCTCAACGGCGAACTGGCCCGACTGGACAAAGAACTGGCCAAGCTGGAAAAAGATCTGGTAACCACCAACAAAAAATTGAGCAACGAAAGTTTCGTCAGCCGCGCCCCCGCCGCCGTGGTGGAACGGGAACGCCAGAACGCCGACCGCCTGCTGGACGCCAAAAGCAAGATGCAGGCCCTGCGCGCCCGCTTTGCCGAAGCCCTGGCCGAAGGCTAG
- a CDS encoding LysO family transporter, giving the protein MFIALGLTFLGMAVGYLLRRSPWPGRLTRGITPVIMLLLLGLGMAVGGNAALMEALPRLGGAALTLTLAGLAGSLACTLLVSRVFRRGSGAPSGQGRSKKDAHEDR; this is encoded by the coding sequence ATGTTCATCGCACTGGGCCTGACCTTCCTCGGCATGGCCGTGGGCTACCTGCTGCGCCGCAGCCCCTGGCCTGGACGGTTGACGCGCGGCATCACTCCGGTAATCATGCTCCTCCTGCTGGGCCTGGGCATGGCCGTGGGCGGCAACGCCGCCCTCATGGAAGCCCTGCCCCGTCTGGGCGGCGCGGCCCTTACCCTCACCCTGGCGGGGCTGGCCGGATCTCTGGCCTGCACCCTGCTGGTCAGCCGCGTTTTCCGCCGCGGTTCCGGCGCGCCGTCAGGCCAGGGCCGCAGCAAAAAGGACGCACATGAAGACCGTTGA
- the rpsL gene encoding 30S ribosomal protein S12, giving the protein MPTINQLIRIERKAVVKHRKTPALQACPQRRGVCTRVYTTTPKKPNSALRKVARVRLTNGIEVTAYIPGEGHNLQEHSVVIIRGGRVKDLPGVRYHIVRGTLDTSGVADRRKSRSKYGAKRPK; this is encoded by the coding sequence ATGCCCACTATTAACCAGCTTATCCGCATTGAGCGGAAGGCGGTGGTCAAGCACAGAAAGACCCCGGCCCTGCAGGCCTGCCCGCAGCGCCGCGGCGTGTGCACCCGCGTGTACACCACCACCCCTAAAAAGCCTAACTCGGCCCTGCGTAAGGTCGCCCGTGTGCGCCTGACCAACGGCATTGAAGTGACGGCCTACATCCCCGGCGAAGGCCATAACCTGCAGGAACACTCCGTGGTTATCATCCGCGGCGGCCGTGTCAAAGACTTGCCCGGCGTGCGTTACCACATTGTGCGCGGCACCCTGGACACCTCCGGTGTGGCGGATCGTCGCAAGAGTCGTTCCAAGTACGGCGCCAAACGGCCCAAGTAG
- a CDS encoding BPL-N domain-containing protein: protein MPAVAPIHILWDSAHIWGLMAWRAVRALGLPCRLVKGQEIAEGAFLRKPGPGKASLLLVPGGNARLKAQALGPDGLETVRRWVAQGGRYLGFCGGAGLALRHENAAAGLNLCPWTRAAYPQRLHHLISGHVRVRLRADDPRVPPELTAGQAADAALPVWWPGRFAPEAGEDVRVLAAYDAPGEDFWLADLPLRRIPAQVFETWQALYGVNLSADFLAGQPLVVGGAYGAGGYILSYSHLETPRSPAANAWLAHLLRMAGYAPQKALVPLWQLRAPCAAWPAESGAPLLRALNHVRGLLDLAVEHHLFFARTHWLWGWRAGQPGAACNNLHAALCTAAGLPPSAAALAYWREAGPRFTALEDLFTAGAEGYFLACRLADTLASTLPEAVGRRGLEHQREALFGHPMNGGGLLEELLTIAEELTYLSQGGIPCGI, encoded by the coding sequence ATGCCAGCCGTTGCACCGATTCATATTTTGTGGGACAGCGCCCACATCTGGGGGCTCATGGCCTGGCGCGCTGTGCGCGCCCTGGGCCTGCCCTGCCGCCTGGTCAAGGGACAAGAAATAGCCGAAGGCGCGTTTTTACGCAAGCCGGGGCCCGGCAAGGCTTCCTTGCTGCTGGTTCCCGGCGGCAACGCCCGGCTCAAGGCCCAGGCCCTGGGGCCGGACGGACTGGAGACCGTGCGCCGCTGGGTGGCCCAGGGCGGGCGCTATCTGGGTTTTTGCGGCGGGGCCGGGCTGGCCCTGCGCCACGAGAACGCCGCTGCCGGCCTGAACCTCTGCCCCTGGACGCGTGCTGCCTACCCGCAGCGTTTGCACCACCTTATTTCCGGGCATGTACGGGTACGCCTGCGGGCGGACGACCCCCGTGTGCCACCGGAGCTGACGGCCGGTCAGGCGGCAGATGCCGCCCTGCCCGTGTGGTGGCCGGGGCGGTTTGCGCCGGAGGCGGGGGAAGACGTGCGCGTGTTGGCGGCCTACGACGCGCCGGGCGAAGACTTCTGGCTGGCGGATCTGCCTTTGCGACGTATTCCGGCGCAGGTTTTTGAAACCTGGCAGGCGCTGTACGGGGTCAATCTTTCAGCGGATTTTCTGGCAGGGCAACCGTTGGTGGTGGGCGGCGCGTATGGTGCGGGCGGCTACATTCTAAGCTATTCGCACCTGGAAACGCCGCGCAGCCCGGCGGCCAACGCCTGGCTGGCGCATTTGCTGCGTATGGCGGGTTACGCCCCGCAAAAGGCCTTGGTGCCCCTGTGGCAGCTGCGCGCGCCCTGCGCGGCCTGGCCGGCGGAAAGCGGCGCGCCCTTGTTGCGTGCCCTGAACCATGTGCGCGGCCTGCTGGACCTGGCCGTGGAACACCATCTGTTTTTCGCCCGCACCCACTGGCTGTGGGGTTGGCGAGCCGGCCAGCCGGGCGCGGCCTGCAACAACTTGCACGCGGCCCTGTGCACAGCCGCGGGCCTGCCGCCTTCGGCGGCGGCGCTGGCTTACTGGCGCGAGGCCGGGCCGCGTTTTACCGCGCTGGAAGACCTTTTTACCGCCGGGGCTGAAGGCTATTTTCTGGCCTGCCGTCTGGCCGACACCCTGGCCTCCACCCTGCCCGAAGCCGTGGGCAGGCGCGGACTGGAGCACCAGCGCGAGGCGCTTTTCGGCCACCCCATGAACGGCGGCGGTCTGTTGGAAGAGTTGCTGACCATAGCCGAAGAGCTGACGTATCTTTCGCAGGGCGGCATTCCCTGTGGCATATAA
- the selB gene encoding selenocysteine-specific translation elongation factor — MAVVLGTAGHIDHGKTSLVRALTGQDCDRLEEEKRRGITIELGFAWLDLPDGERLGIVDVPGHERFVKNMVAGAAGVDMVMLVIAADEGVMPQTREHLEICSLLGIRTGLVALTKTDMVEPDWLDMVTEDVRAFLAGTFLADAPVFPVSSATGEGLEALRAALTALAGSLAPRPRSDIFRLPVDRAFSMKGHGTVVTGTVISGRCAVGEALCFMPPDLPTRARSLQRHGKPAQDVAAGQRCAVNVQGLEVADIERGFVLARPGELFPSSRWMVRLTCLASAPRALRQRVEIHFHHGTRECPARVVFRDRDKLAPGETALAELRFKEPLAGVFGDHCVLRAGSPLRTVAGGPLVSPLPPELRRNNPRFAENLRLLAALPALREAVDAPAAPKGDGKAAATPKGTAKARDAACAAFSAALLDLRGATGADEALLRVLSGLPRNVQEAGLQLLAARGQALCFDKDAHAWIGRPAFDALLAACLQRGADLHRKEPLKPAFTRGALCTGWSARLAPRLTQKILDQALKQGELAIEGEGLRLAGHEVSLAADQAGLRAALLAAHADGGLTPPNLKDVLEELGVAPKAAAPVLRLLCESGELVKIKEGLYYHGPALTDILERVRQWFADHDNLDVAGLKEITGLSRKYLIALLEYMDNAHITVRVGDQRRYRGR; from the coding sequence ATGGCAGTAGTACTGGGTACGGCCGGGCATATCGACCACGGCAAGACCTCGCTGGTGCGCGCTCTCACGGGACAGGACTGCGACCGCCTGGAAGAGGAAAAACGCCGGGGCATCACCATTGAGCTGGGCTTTGCCTGGCTGGACCTGCCGGACGGCGAACGTCTGGGCATTGTGGACGTGCCCGGTCACGAACGCTTTGTCAAAAACATGGTGGCCGGGGCCGCGGGCGTGGACATGGTCATGCTGGTCATTGCGGCGGATGAAGGCGTCATGCCGCAGACCCGCGAACATCTAGAAATCTGCTCTCTGCTGGGCATCCGCACGGGACTGGTGGCCCTGACCAAGACCGACATGGTGGAGCCGGACTGGCTGGACATGGTTACAGAAGACGTGCGCGCTTTTCTGGCGGGCACCTTTCTGGCGGACGCGCCCGTCTTTCCCGTTTCTTCGGCCACGGGAGAAGGCCTGGAAGCCCTGCGGGCGGCCCTGACCGCCCTGGCCGGGAGCCTTGCGCCTCGGCCCCGCAGCGATATCTTTCGCCTGCCCGTAGACCGCGCCTTCAGCATGAAGGGACACGGCACGGTGGTCACGGGCACGGTCATTTCCGGCCGCTGTGCTGTGGGCGAAGCCTTGTGCTTCATGCCGCCGGACCTGCCCACCCGCGCGCGCAGCCTGCAGCGCCACGGCAAGCCCGCGCAGGACGTGGCCGCCGGACAGCGCTGCGCGGTCAATGTGCAAGGGCTGGAAGTGGCGGATATCGAACGCGGCTTTGTGCTGGCCCGGCCCGGCGAGCTGTTTCCCTCCTCGCGCTGGATGGTGCGCCTCACCTGCCTGGCCTCCGCCCCGCGCGCCCTGCGCCAGCGGGTAGAAATCCACTTCCACCACGGCACGCGCGAGTGTCCGGCCCGCGTGGTGTTTCGGGATAGGGACAAACTGGCCCCGGGCGAAACGGCCCTGGCCGAACTGCGCTTCAAAGAACCGTTGGCGGGTGTCTTTGGCGACCACTGCGTACTGCGCGCGGGTTCGCCCCTGCGCACCGTGGCGGGCGGTCCGCTGGTGAGCCCCCTGCCGCCGGAGCTGCGCCGCAACAACCCCCGTTTTGCGGAAAATCTGCGCCTGCTGGCCGCCCTGCCCGCTCTGCGCGAAGCCGTGGACGCGCCCGCCGCCCCCAAGGGCGACGGCAAGGCCGCCGCAACGCCTAAGGGCACGGCCAAGGCCCGCGACGCGGCCTGCGCCGCCTTTTCAGCCGCCCTGCTGGACCTGCGCGGCGCAACGGGCGCGGACGAAGCCCTGCTGCGCGTGCTCAGCGGCCTGCCCCGCAACGTGCAGGAAGCGGGCCTGCAACTGCTGGCCGCACGCGGGCAGGCCCTGTGCTTTGACAAGGACGCCCACGCCTGGATCGGCCGTCCGGCCTTCGACGCCTTGCTGGCCGCCTGCCTGCAGCGCGGTGCGGATCTGCACCGCAAAGAACCGCTCAAGCCAGCCTTCACCCGCGGCGCGCTCTGCACGGGCTGGAGCGCCCGGCTGGCCCCACGTCTGACCCAAAAAATCCTGGACCAGGCCCTCAAACAGGGCGAACTGGCCATTGAGGGCGAGGGCCTGCGCCTGGCCGGGCACGAAGTCAGTCTGGCGGCGGACCAGGCAGGCCTGCGCGCGGCCCTGCTTGCGGCCCACGCCGACGGCGGCCTGACCCCGCCCAACCTCAAGGACGTGCTGGAAGAGCTCGGCGTGGCCCCCAAGGCGGCCGCGCCCGTGCTGCGGCTGCTCTGCGAAAGCGGCGAACTGGTCAAAATCAAGGAAGGGCTCTACTACCACGGCCCGGCCCTGACGGACATCCTGGAGCGCGTGCGGCAGTGGTTTGCCGACCACGACAACCTGGACGTGGCCGGACTCAAGGAAATCACCGGGCTTTCGCGCAAGTACCTCATCGCCCTGCTGGAATACATGGACAACGCCCACATCACTGTGCGCGTAGGCGACCAGCGGCGCTACCGGGGGCGCTGA